The Actinomadura sp. WMMB 499 genome includes a window with the following:
- a CDS encoding type I polyketide synthase — protein MEDNGTTSDENTPLSRALDTIRTLRRRLAEQEGDQPIAIVGAGLRLPGGIDDLDGYWTALAEGRDLVRRMPAARRGPFGGEWDGLPQRGGFLDEVLDFDAGFFGISPREARHLDPQHRLLLEVAWEALEDAALPPDRLGDARAGFYLGIMWQDYRDWLAGEPDAYWTTGNGHNFAAGRIAHALGLTGPTLAVDTACSSSLVAVHLAAQALRRGECSTALAAGANLMMSPRSMRLVQQTRSLSPDGRCKAFDARANGFVRGEGCGVVVLKRLDDALRDGDRVHAVVHGSAINQDGRAGGFTAPNVLSQIALIESALAGAGLEPSDIGHVEAHGTGTALGDPIEMEALATALGRRNGGAPLPVGSIKSNAGHLESAAGVAGLIKAMLTLRERRIPPVVHFRTLNPRIDLSGTGITVPTETVPWDPGAGRYAAVSSFGMSGTNAHIILGEPEPAEAAPEPGPPEAGGFEISARTPEALRALAARYADRLGDLDAGRYAAFTHTVTFGRARLDARARVTAADPRSAAEALRALAAGTASPAVTTVTAEPGGDAETARDAAQVAAEIGASALRDVVDLPAYPWERRRYAPEEPAAASAAAPAAPAAAPAASGGTPPAPAAHEVVWQPAEPPPAPSGAVLVLAGDDEETLASLARAAAEAGVHGTVLGPAGAAAAPGWEHGGGVPRDPDGWRRFWADRAATALVLIPRPVPPLPAPDSDAGMDPGIAGAALSTAVTLAVRESPVRVFAVTQGARRVSGDDAADEAGRGVPQGALHGLAPVLGLEFPATFGGVVDLPARPGPGDTAALLRLATAGDPAEDLAAVRDGRVLAARLRPAPGHEPDLTVRDDATYIVTGGLGAVGRELAAALVRRGARHLLLVGRRAPDELGERAAAALAALREAGADVAYRGGGCDTAAALAAACEPLAGMPPVRGVVHAAGSLARTPAAELDAAGFAAPLGDKFASGWWLHLASAGWPLDFFVLVSSVSAVWGTEGYAAYSAANGGLDALAAYRVSRGLPAASIAYGPWELDDEGMADRESRDRYARVGVGALDAAAGGAALTAGTPNAAGHVVACPLDLPRLRHVMAGLRPRALFGGADGATGASGGAAATEDAADAGSAGREPSIAAELAALPEGARAAASRDHVRRILASQLGHGDAAAVGDTTGFFDLGLDSIMAADLVLRLSDAFGTAVSAPDVFDHPTVTELAGYLLDRSAREPAAARPEPAPAPRPARPSRPSRPVEGEEGADGASAARDPGAAEPIAIVGMAGRFPGADSVDALWDLLREGRDGVGPMPERRARELLPGAADAPVTTDQGGFLEDIDRFDAAFFGLPAREADNMDPQQRLLLESAWHALEDGGIDPHRLRRTRTGVFVGISYSDYARLLARGGPGGVDAYYSTGTALNAAAGRISFLLGLNGPAMAIDTACSSSLVALHLATRSLRSGETDAVLAGGVNLLLDPASSVAVSRAHMLSPDGRCRTFSADANGFVRAEGCGMLVLKRLADARRDGDRVLAVVRGSAVNQDGASSGLTAPSGRAQEEMLRTALADAGVDGADVGYLETHGTGTSLGDPVEVGAAWRVLGPGRRPGTPLHLGSVKSNIGHCESAAGIAAVIKTVLALRHDLIPAGLHFSEPNPHVAWSEMNVRVVESATRWRAAGGPRIAGVSGFGFTGTNAHVILSDPPGTGGTGADAPRDPAAGRGDGLGRGDGLLVPLSAPDADGLRRVAEAWRHRIEEAAEEDLPGLAAVAGAGRAHFPHRRALFGRNREQLLSALGEPVPEDAAPRAPRVAFLFSGQGSQYLSMGRELYETEPVFREAFDECDAEVAPSLGASLTDLVLYGDDAALVNETRITQPALVTLEIALAALWESWGVVPAAVMGHSVGEVAAAVCAGVMDRRTGMRLIADRARLMQDTERGAMLAIVASEADAAGWIAEHELDLAAVNGPDAVVVSGPPERIDALAARLKDDRVRHRRLSVSHAFHSRLLDPALAELADVLAPLEFAAPRIPIVSNLTGRPAGPGEHDAGYWCRHARSPVRFLDGMRALADLDVDVCLEIGPDRTLINLMRGAGLAPAGGVAGSLRRGSDDRPALLAAVKSLYDLGQDVDWRRVQPRPAGPRPDAPPYPFAETRHWAAVPGTAPGAGPDASPALAGGPAWGAQVRSPALRGRVWRTERSTEYPAHLTDHRLFGTVSAPGASQLATALSALGSDESAVALADLHFPRALVLRDGERYELQVLEETQEHGTRTVSVQSLLDPDRDRWQEHLAARVVEAADPGGGARPAPDPEAFIAAAERHLSGDDFYRHLRALGYQLGPSFRWIRDAWIRGGEALIRYAEPPVMNEDPAGYQIHPGLLDSCLQSSVAFAVDGAEGVDEATALPIPFAAARVSFPGRPVPGRDLWGHVRAVLADRPEEGLAQVREADLHLFYEEGVTVLALDGFRFRSAPRDLLQRSLREDTRHAYESRWTEWTPPVADHRRVALLTGGTDAGRGLAEAFSRLGHRVDEPAGPGEAGDADLIVDVRFADPATGPAGPAGSGVDGAVELTTALADALRAAPSHVPYAVLCAGDDDVAAAPGREALWGLLAAVEAEEGDRRLLRVELAAGWDPETLARALAGAAGRDDAARGGIGSGRIEIGEAGTRAAVLAPVTAWNRVDSAGPDAAAPGAALVTGGMGALGLSVAGMLADQGATAITLLGRSEPGPDARARVDELTARGCRVRVVLGDVTDPADCARAVREAGRDAPLRTIVHLAGVGDDRPFADTDRGSFERVFAAKARGAENLAAALDGLPLDAFVLFSSAAAVLGTAGQANYAAANGYLGGLARRLRAAGVPAVAVDWGPWVPAAGGGMAGSAAAARAIEASGLRPLADEEAAPLLRLAMTGRRPRLLALALNGAGGTGRSSGAREALLRDLRPSGPRPAGDERPRGWLAAELADLDPDARTDRLRAAVRALAGDALGDRTAVSDDEGFSDLGLDSIMVTDLRTRLAVAVGADLPATVALDHPTVSRLTDHVLDLLFPEPEAAPEPRAVPDPEPVQDGDPPEDLSFEDLVRVVRADLGAAE, from the coding sequence ATGGAAGACAACGGCACGACCTCAGACGAGAACACCCCCCTCTCCCGGGCGCTGGACACCATCCGCACGCTGCGGCGGCGCCTGGCGGAGCAGGAGGGCGACCAGCCGATCGCGATCGTCGGCGCCGGACTGCGCCTGCCGGGCGGGATCGACGACCTGGACGGCTACTGGACCGCCCTCGCCGAGGGACGCGACCTGGTGCGGCGCATGCCCGCGGCGCGCCGGGGACCGTTCGGCGGCGAGTGGGACGGCCTGCCGCAGCGCGGCGGCTTCCTGGACGAGGTGCTGGACTTCGACGCGGGCTTCTTCGGCATCAGCCCCCGCGAGGCCCGCCACCTCGACCCGCAGCACCGCCTGCTGCTGGAGGTGGCCTGGGAGGCGCTGGAGGACGCGGCGCTGCCCCCCGACCGGCTGGGCGACGCCCGCGCCGGGTTCTACCTCGGCATCATGTGGCAGGACTACCGGGACTGGCTGGCCGGGGAGCCCGACGCGTACTGGACGACCGGCAACGGGCACAACTTCGCGGCGGGCCGCATCGCGCACGCCCTCGGCCTGACCGGGCCGACGCTGGCGGTGGACACCGCCTGCTCGTCGTCGCTGGTCGCCGTCCATCTGGCGGCGCAGGCGCTGCGGCGCGGCGAATGCTCCACGGCGCTGGCGGCCGGGGCCAACCTCATGATGTCGCCGCGGTCGATGCGCCTGGTCCAGCAGACCCGCTCGCTGTCGCCGGACGGCCGCTGCAAGGCGTTCGACGCGCGCGCCAACGGGTTCGTGCGCGGCGAGGGCTGCGGCGTCGTGGTGCTCAAGCGGCTGGACGACGCGCTGCGGGACGGCGACCGGGTGCACGCCGTCGTGCACGGTTCGGCGATCAACCAGGACGGGCGCGCCGGCGGGTTCACCGCGCCGAACGTCCTGTCGCAGATCGCGCTGATCGAGTCGGCGCTCGCCGGGGCCGGGCTGGAGCCGTCCGACATCGGGCACGTCGAGGCCCACGGCACCGGCACGGCGCTGGGCGACCCGATCGAGATGGAGGCGCTGGCGACCGCGCTCGGCCGCCGCAACGGCGGCGCGCCGCTCCCGGTCGGCTCGATCAAGAGCAACGCTGGGCACCTGGAGTCGGCGGCGGGCGTCGCAGGGCTGATCAAGGCGATGCTGACCCTGCGGGAGCGCAGGATCCCGCCGGTCGTGCACTTCCGGACCCTGAACCCCCGGATCGACCTGTCCGGGACGGGCATCACGGTGCCGACCGAGACGGTCCCGTGGGACCCCGGCGCGGGACGCTACGCGGCGGTCAGCTCGTTCGGGATGAGCGGCACCAACGCCCACATCATCCTGGGCGAGCCGGAACCGGCGGAGGCCGCCCCGGAACCGGGACCGCCGGAGGCGGGCGGCTTCGAGATCTCCGCCCGCACCCCCGAGGCGCTGCGGGCGCTGGCCGCCCGGTACGCCGACCGGCTCGGCGACCTGGACGCCGGACGGTACGCCGCCTTCACGCACACCGTCACGTTCGGCCGGGCCCGGCTGGACGCCCGCGCCCGCGTCACCGCCGCGGACCCGCGCTCGGCGGCGGAGGCGCTGCGGGCGCTGGCCGCCGGTACGGCGTCGCCCGCCGTCACCACGGTCACCGCCGAACCGGGCGGCGACGCCGAAACCGCCCGGGACGCCGCGCAGGTCGCGGCCGAGATCGGGGCGTCCGCGCTCCGCGACGTCGTCGACCTGCCCGCCTACCCGTGGGAGCGGCGGCGGTACGCGCCCGAGGAGCCGGCGGCCGCCTCCGCCGCCGCCCCCGCCGCGCCCGCCGCCGCCCCCGCGGCCTCCGGCGGGACGCCGCCCGCACCCGCCGCGCACGAGGTCGTCTGGCAGCCCGCGGAGCCGCCCCCCGCGCCCTCCGGCGCGGTCCTGGTGCTGGCGGGAGACGACGAGGAGACCCTCGCGTCGCTGGCCCGCGCGGCGGCCGAAGCGGGCGTGCACGGCACCGTGCTCGGCCCGGCGGGCGCCGCCGCCGCGCCCGGCTGGGAGCACGGCGGCGGCGTGCCCCGCGACCCGGACGGCTGGCGGCGGTTCTGGGCGGACCGCGCCGCGACCGCATTGGTGCTGATCCCGCGCCCCGTCCCCCCGCTCCCCGCCCCGGACTCGGACGCGGGCATGGACCCGGGCATCGCGGGCGCGGCGCTCAGCACCGCGGTCACGCTCGCGGTGCGCGAGTCGCCCGTCCGCGTGTTCGCGGTGACCCAGGGGGCGCGGCGGGTGTCCGGCGACGACGCGGCGGACGAGGCCGGGCGCGGCGTGCCGCAGGGCGCGCTGCACGGTCTCGCGCCCGTCCTCGGGCTGGAGTTCCCCGCGACCTTCGGCGGCGTCGTCGACCTGCCCGCCCGTCCGGGCCCCGGCGACACCGCGGCGCTGCTGCGCCTCGCCACCGCCGGGGACCCCGCCGAGGACCTGGCGGCCGTGCGGGACGGGCGGGTGCTGGCGGCACGGCTGCGTCCCGCGCCCGGACACGAACCGGACCTGACCGTCCGCGACGACGCCACCTACATCGTGACCGGCGGCCTCGGCGCCGTCGGCCGCGAGCTGGCCGCCGCGCTCGTCCGGCGCGGCGCCCGGCACCTGCTCCTCGTCGGCCGCCGCGCCCCGGACGAGCTGGGGGAGCGGGCCGCCGCGGCGCTCGCCGCCTTGCGCGAGGCGGGCGCGGACGTCGCCTACCGCGGCGGCGGCTGCGACACCGCCGCGGCGCTCGCCGCCGCCTGCGAGCCGCTGGCCGGGATGCCGCCGGTGCGCGGCGTCGTGCACGCGGCGGGCAGCCTCGCCCGGACGCCCGCCGCCGAGCTGGACGCCGCCGGGTTCGCGGCGCCGCTGGGCGACAAGTTCGCGTCCGGCTGGTGGCTGCACCTGGCGTCCGCCGGCTGGCCGCTGGACTTCTTCGTCCTGGTGTCGTCGGTCTCGGCGGTCTGGGGCACCGAGGGGTACGCGGCGTACTCGGCGGCCAACGGGGGACTGGACGCCCTCGCGGCCTACCGCGTCTCGCGCGGGCTGCCCGCGGCGAGCATCGCCTACGGCCCGTGGGAGCTGGACGACGAGGGGATGGCCGACCGCGAGTCCCGGGACCGGTACGCGCGGGTGGGCGTGGGGGCGCTGGACGCCGCCGCGGGCGGCGCCGCGCTGACCGCCGGGACGCCGAACGCGGCGGGACACGTCGTCGCGTGCCCGCTGGACCTGCCCCGGCTCCGGCACGTGATGGCGGGCCTGCGCCCCCGTGCGCTGTTCGGCGGCGCGGACGGCGCCACCGGTGCGTCCGGCGGCGCCGCCGCCACCGAGGACGCCGCCGACGCCGGGTCCGCCGGGCGGGAGCCGTCGATCGCCGCCGAACTCGCGGCGCTCCCCGAGGGCGCCCGCGCCGCCGCGTCCCGCGACCACGTCCGGCGGATCCTGGCGAGCCAGCTCGGGCACGGCGACGCGGCCGCGGTCGGCGACACCACCGGGTTCTTCGACCTCGGCCTCGACTCGATCATGGCGGCGGACCTGGTGCTCCGGCTGTCGGACGCCTTCGGCACGGCCGTCTCGGCGCCCGACGTCTTCGACCATCCGACCGTCACCGAACTGGCCGGGTACCTGCTGGACCGGTCGGCCCGCGAACCGGCGGCCGCCCGTCCCGAACCCGCGCCCGCCCCGCGTCCCGCCCGTCCGTCCCGTCCGTCCCGTCCGGTAGAGGGCGAGGAGGGGGCGGACGGCGCGAGCGCCGCGCGGGACCCCGGTGCGGCGGAGCCGATCGCGATCGTCGGCATGGCGGGGCGCTTCCCGGGGGCCGACTCGGTCGACGCCCTGTGGGACCTCCTGCGGGAGGGGCGCGACGGGGTCGGGCCGATGCCCGAACGGCGCGCGCGGGAACTCCTCCCCGGCGCGGCCGACGCGCCCGTCACCACCGACCAGGGCGGTTTCCTGGAGGACATCGACCGCTTCGACGCGGCGTTCTTCGGGCTGCCCGCCCGCGAGGCCGACAACATGGACCCCCAGCAGCGGCTGCTGCTGGAGTCCGCGTGGCACGCGCTGGAGGACGGCGGGATCGACCCGCACCGCCTCCGCCGCACCCGCACCGGCGTGTTCGTCGGCATCAGCTACTCCGACTACGCCCGCCTGCTCGCCCGCGGCGGCCCCGGCGGGGTCGACGCCTACTACAGCACCGGCACGGCGCTCAACGCGGCGGCCGGGCGGATCTCGTTCCTGCTGGGGCTGAACGGCCCGGCGATGGCGATCGACACCGCCTGCTCCTCCTCGCTGGTCGCGCTGCATCTGGCGACGCGGTCGCTGCGGTCGGGCGAGACCGACGCGGTGCTGGCGGGCGGCGTCAACCTGCTGCTCGACCCGGCCTCGTCGGTGGCCGTCAGCCGGGCCCACATGCTGTCGCCCGACGGGCGCTGCCGCACCTTCTCCGCGGACGCCAACGGGTTCGTCCGCGCCGAGGGCTGCGGGATGCTGGTGCTCAAGCGGCTCGCCGACGCCCGCCGCGACGGGGACCGCGTCCTCGCCGTCGTGCGCGGCAGCGCGGTCAACCAGGACGGCGCCTCGTCGGGGCTGACCGCGCCCAGCGGCCGCGCCCAGGAGGAGATGCTGCGGACGGCGCTGGCCGACGCCGGCGTCGACGGCGCGGACGTCGGCTACCTGGAGACGCACGGCACCGGCACGAGCCTCGGCGACCCCGTCGAGGTCGGCGCGGCCTGGCGGGTGCTGGGGCCGGGCCGCCGGCCCGGCACGCCGCTGCACCTCGGCTCGGTGAAGAGCAACATCGGGCACTGCGAGTCGGCGGCCGGGATCGCCGCCGTCATCAAGACGGTGCTGGCGCTGCGCCACGACCTGATCCCCGCCGGGCTGCACTTCAGCGAGCCGAACCCGCACGTGGCGTGGTCGGAGATGAACGTCCGGGTCGTGGAGAGCGCCACGCGGTGGCGGGCGGCCGGCGGCCCGCGGATCGCGGGCGTCTCCGGGTTCGGTTTCACCGGGACGAACGCGCACGTCATCCTGTCCGACCCGCCCGGCACCGGCGGCACCGGCGCGGACGCCCCGCGGGACCCGGCGGCCGGACGGGGAGACGGGCTCGGACGGGGAGACGGGCTGCTCGTGCCGCTGTCGGCGCCGGACGCCGACGGGCTGCGGCGCGTGGCGGAGGCGTGGCGGCACCGGATCGAGGAGGCGGCCGAGGAGGACCTGCCCGGCCTGGCCGCGGTCGCGGGCGCGGGCCGCGCGCACTTCCCGCACCGCCGCGCGCTGTTCGGCCGCAACCGGGAGCAGCTCCTGTCCGCCCTGGGCGAGCCGGTACCGGAGGACGCCGCGCCGCGCGCGCCCCGCGTCGCGTTCCTGTTCTCCGGGCAGGGCAGCCAGTACCTCTCCATGGGCCGCGAGCTGTACGAGACCGAGCCGGTGTTCCGCGAGGCGTTCGACGAGTGCGACGCGGAGGTGGCGCCGTCCCTCGGCGCGTCGCTGACCGACCTCGTCCTCTACGGGGACGACGCCGCCCTGGTCAACGAGACCCGGATCACCCAGCCCGCCCTGGTCACGCTGGAGATCGCGCTGGCCGCGCTGTGGGAGTCGTGGGGAGTCGTCCCCGCCGCCGTCATGGGCCACAGCGTCGGCGAGGTCGCTGCGGCCGTCTGCGCCGGGGTGATGGACCGGCGCACCGGGATGCGGCTCATCGCCGACCGGGCGCGGCTGATGCAGGACACCGAGCGCGGCGCGATGCTCGCCATCGTCGCGTCCGAGGCCGACGCGGCGGGCTGGATCGCCGAGCACGAGCTGGACCTGGCCGCCGTCAACGGCCCCGACGCCGTCGTGGTGTCCGGACCGCCGGAGCGGATCGACGCGCTGGCGGCCCGCCTCAAGGACGACCGGGTGCGGCACCGGCGGCTCAGCGTGTCCCACGCGTTCCACTCCCGGCTGCTCGACCCCGCGCTGGCGGAACTGGCGGACGTGCTCGCACCGCTGGAGTTCGCCGCGCCGCGGATCCCCATCGTGTCGAACCTGACCGGCCGCCCGGCCGGGCCCGGGGAGCACGACGCCGGCTACTGGTGCCGGCACGCGCGCAGCCCCGTCCGCTTCCTCGACGGGATGCGCGCCCTGGCCGACCTGGACGTGGACGTCTGCCTGGAGATCGGCCCGGACCGCACGCTGATCAACCTGATGCGGGGCGCCGGCCTGGCGCCCGCCGGGGGCGTCGCCGGGTCGCTGCGCCGGGGCTCGGACGACCGTCCGGCCCTGCTCGCGGCCGTCAAGTCCCTGTACGACCTCGGCCAGGACGTCGACTGGCGGCGGGTGCAGCCGCGACCGGCCGGGCCGCGTCCGGACGCGCCGCCCTACCCGTTCGCCGAGACCCGGCACTGGGCCGCGGTCCCCGGCACGGCGCCCGGCGCGGGACCGGACGCGTCGCCCGCCCTCGCGGGCGGCCCCGCCTGGGGCGCGCAGGTCCGCTCGCCCGCGCTGCGCGGCCGCGTGTGGCGCACCGAGCGCAGCACGGAGTACCCGGCGCACCTCACCGACCACCGGCTGTTCGGCACGGTGTCGGCGCCGGGCGCGTCCCAGCTCGCCACGGCGCTGTCGGCGCTGGGCTCCGACGAGAGCGCGGTCGCCCTCGCCGACCTGCACTTCCCCCGCGCCCTGGTGCTGCGCGACGGGGAACGGTACGAGCTGCAGGTCCTCGAAGAAACGCAGGAGCACGGCACCCGCACCGTCAGCGTGCAGAGCCTGCTGGACCCCGACCGGGACCGGTGGCAGGAGCACCTGGCCGCCCGGGTCGTCGAGGCGGCCGATCCGGGCGGCGGCGCCCGCCCGGCGCCCGACCCGGAGGCGTTCATCGCCGCCGCCGAACGCCACCTGTCCGGCGACGACTTCTACCGGCACCTGCGCGCTCTCGGTTACCAGCTCGGGCCGTCCTTCCGGTGGATCCGCGACGCGTGGATCCGCGGCGGCGAGGCCCTGATCCGGTACGCCGAACCGCCGGTGATGAACGAGGACCCGGCGGGCTACCAGATCCACCCCGGCCTGCTGGACTCCTGCCTGCAGAGCAGCGTCGCCTTCGCGGTCGACGGCGCCGAGGGCGTGGACGAGGCCACGGCGCTGCCGATCCCGTTCGCCGCCGCCAGGGTGTCGTTCCCCGGGCGGCCCGTGCCCGGCCGCGACCTGTGGGGGCACGTGCGGGCCGTCCTGGCGGACCGGCCGGAGGAGGGCCTCGCGCAGGTGCGCGAGGCGGACCTGCACCTCTTCTACGAGGAGGGGGTCACCGTGCTCGCCCTGGACGGCTTCCGGTTCCGGTCGGCCCCCCGCGACCTGCTCCAGCGGTCCCTGCGCGAGGACACCCGGCACGCGTACGAGTCGCGGTGGACCGAGTGGACGCCGCCGGTCGCCGACCACCGCCGCGTCGCCCTGCTGACCGGCGGCACGGACGCCGGGCGCGGCCTGGCGGAGGCGTTCTCGCGGCTCGGGCACCGGGTGGACGAGCCCGCCGGGCCGGGCGAGGCGGGCGACGCCGACCTGATCGTCGACGTCCGGTTCGCCGACCCGGCCACCGGTCCCGCCGGTCCCGCCGGTTCCGGTGTGGACGGGGCGGTCGAGCTGACCACCGCTCTCGCGGACGCCCTGCGCGCGGCCCCCTCCCACGTGCCGTACGCGGTGCTGTGCGCGGGCGACGACGACGTCGCCGCGGCGCCCGGCCGGGAGGCGCTGTGGGGGCTGCTCGCCGCGGTGGAGGCGGAGGAGGGCGACCGCAGGCTGCTGCGCGTCGAACTCGCCGCCGGCTGGGACCCCGAGACGCTCGCGCGGGCCCTGGCCGGCGCCGCCGGACGCGACGACGCCGCGCGCGGCGGGATCGGGTCCGGCCGGATCGAGATCGGCGAGGCCGGCACCCGCGCCGCCGTCCTGGCCCCCGTCACCGCGTGGAACCGGGTGGACTCCGCGGGGCCGGACGCCGCGGCGCCGGGCGCCGCCCTCGTGACCGGCGGGATGGGGGCGCTCGGGTTGAGCGTCGCCGGGATGCTCGCCGACCAGGGCGCGACCGCGATCACGCTGCTGGGACGGTCGGAGCCCGGCCCGGACGCCCGCGCCCGCGTCGACGAGCTGACCGCGCGCGGCTGCCGCGTCCGCGTCGTGCTCGGCGACGTCACCGACCCGGCGGACTGCGCGCGCGCCGTGCGGGAGGCCGGACGGGACGCGCCGCTGCGCACGATCGTCCATCTGGCGGGCGTCGGCGACGACCGGCCGTTCGCCGACACCGACCGCGGCTCCTTCGAGCGGGTGTTCGCGGCCAAGGCGCGCGGCGCCGAGAACCTGGCCGCCGCACTGGACGGCCTGCCGCTGGACGCGTTCGTCCTGTTCTCGTCGGCGGCGGCGGTGCTGGGCACCGCCGGGCAGGCGAACTACGCCGCGGCCAACGGGTATCTCGGCGGTCTCGCCCGCCGGCTGCGGGCCGCCGGGGTGCCCGCCGTCGCCGTGGACTGGGGGCCGTGGGTGCCCGCCGCGGGCGGCGGTATGGCCGGTTCGGCGGCCGCGGCGCGCGCCATCGAGGCGTCCGGGCTGCGCCCGCTCGCCGACGAGGAGGCCGCGCCGCTGCTGCGGCTGGCGATGACCGGGCGGCGGCCGCGGCTGCTCGCGCTCGCGCTGAACGGCGCGGGCGGCACCGGACGGTCGTCCGGGGCGCGGGAGGCGCTGCTGCGCGACCTGCGGCCGTCCGGTCCGCGCCCGGCCGGGGACGAGCGGCCGCGCGGATGGCTGGCCGCCGAACTCGCCGACCTCGATCCGGACGCGCGGACCGACCGGCTGCGCGCCGCGGTGCGGGCGCTCGCCGGGGACGCGCTGGGCGACCGCACGGCCGTCTCCGACGACGAGGGCTTCAGCGACCTGGGGCTCGACTCGATCATGGTGACCGATCTGCGGACCCGGCTGGCCGTCGCGGTGGGCGCGGACCTGCCCGCCACGGTCGCCCTGGACCACCCCACCGTCTCGCGGCTCACCGACCACGTCCTCGACCTGCTCTTCCCCGAGCCGGAAGCGGCCCCCGAACCGCGGGCCGTCCCGGACCCGGAGCCGGTCCAGGACGGGGACCCCCCGGAGGACCTGTCGTTCGAGGACCTGGTCCGCGTCGTGCGGGCCGACCTTGGAGCAGCGGAATGA